The following nucleotide sequence is from Sulfurospirillum arsenophilum NBRC 109478.
GGCTGATGGGGAAGCAATCTACAAAAGTAAATGCTTTTCATGTCACGGAGAGAAGGCTTCAAAATCTGCATTGAACAAATCACAAATCATTGCTGGTTGGGATGCATCTAAAACCATAGCTTCTGTTAATGGCTATAAAAATGGTGAAGGTGGCGCTATGAAAGGTGTTATGAAACCAATTGCAGTCGCAT
It contains:
- a CDS encoding c-type cytochrome, which encodes MLISVAAVSLMAADGEAIYKSKCFSCHGEKASKSALNKSQIIAGWDASKTIASVNGYKNGEGGAMKGVMKPIAVALSDDDLKAVASTIASYK